AAAATAGTCTATTAGATAAGTAAATGAATAGTAGAACTCGGAGGGAAATCAAATGTCTCTATTAAATAAGAAAAAAAGTGAAGTACGTAAGTGGTTTGGGATACCATATGCGAAAGCTGAACGCTTTGGCAAACCAATAGTGGTGCCATTTGATGAAACAATTCAATATGATAAAACAGGTCCAGCCTCACTTCAACTGGGTGACTCTAGCTGGTTAAATTCTGATTGGGGAACGAGCGAAGATTGCTTGAATCTCAATATTTGGGCACCGAAAAATAGTGATTCTCCCTTACCTGTAGTCGTTTATATCCACGGTGGTGGCTGGGAATATGGTTCAAATAGTCAAGACACCTCTTCTCTTTTCGGCCTAGCATCGAGTAATCAAGTGATAGGAGTCTCTATCAATTATCGGCTAGGTGCACTTGGTTGGCTTTCTCTTTCTCAATATGGAGGACGACTTAAAGATGCAACTAATTTGGGCTTACAAGATATCATTGCTGCGCTTAAGTGGATACAACAGAATATTGCATATTTTGGAGGTGATCCTAATCAAGTGACAGTTACTGGACACAGTGCTGGTGCTTACAACTTAATGGCACTCTTAGCTGCTCCATCAGCAACTGGACTCTTCCATCGGCTAGCAGCTTTTTCTGGATTTCCTTCACGGATTGTTCCTGCTTGGTGGGCTGAAGAGCTAGCTTATCAGCTTCTTAGTGAGTTAGGACTTGAGCAAAATCCTGAAGAATTATTAGCTGTTGATGGTCAACTATTGACGAACACTTTATCAAAACTACTGCCAAAAGATTCAGGTCAACGTCATGGGATAGATAATACAACTCTAGCGGTTGTAGATGACCATCGCCAACCAGGAGCTGTACTTGAGGGAACGCCTATGGATATGATTGCTAAAGGCGTCCACAAAGAGATTGATCTATTAATCAGCAGTACAACTTATGAAGCAGGATGGTATGTTTTAAATACTAGGGAAGCTTTTAATCCTAAAAGCAATGAAGCGATCGTTGATGAACTTGTCAATGGTTCTCGCATTCCACGAAGCCAGTCTGAACGGATAATTGACGCTTATAAAG
The Enterococcus silesiacus DNA segment above includes these coding regions:
- a CDS encoding carboxylesterase; this encodes MSLLNKKKSEVRKWFGIPYAKAERFGKPIVVPFDETIQYDKTGPASLQLGDSSWLNSDWGTSEDCLNLNIWAPKNSDSPLPVVVYIHGGGWEYGSNSQDTSSLFGLASSNQVIGVSINYRLGALGWLSLSQYGGRLKDATNLGLQDIIAALKWIQQNIAYFGGDPNQVTVTGHSAGAYNLMALLAAPSATGLFHRLAAFSGFPSRIVPAWWAEELAYQLLSELGLEQNPEELLAVDGQLLTNTLSKLLPKDSGQRHGIDNTTLAVVDDHRQPGAVLEGTPMDMIAKGVHKEIDLLISSTTYEAGWYVLNTREAFNPKSNEAIVDELVNGSRIPRSQSERIIDAYKDGKEPVEVRGEVHTDYNFTLPKARAALSHANAGGRAYMLSVGPTEGSPAVHGTEMYGIVGGQLPNASQEQLVRDQFVTDTILSFATGQYHQLWQPVDNQPIVKDIGQRPYESSQHIQHVFKLFDGVTRT